AGAGTTGGAGACACGGCGATTCCTCTGCGGCAACTCGGCGCAGTTCCAGGGCGATGAGCGCGACGTCGTTCTCATCTCCCTGGTAGATAGTCCGCGACCCGAAGGCCCGCTTCCCCTGAGAAACGATGAGCGGTTCAAACAACGCTTCAACGTAGCGGCCAGCCGAGCGCGAGATCAACTCTGGATCGTCTACTCGCTCGATCCCGCCGTTGACCTCAAGGAAGGAGATCTGCGCCGAGAGTTGATCGAGTTCGCCCGGCAAGCCTTCACGAATCCCGAAGGGCTGTTGCGCCGCGCTGACGTGGAAGCCGCGCGAACCGAATCGCCTTTCGAGCGCGAGGTGTTGAAATGGCTCACCCAACGGGGCTATCGCGTGCGCGCGCAATGGGTCGTCGGCTGCTATCGCATTGATCTGGTCGTCGAGGACGAGTCCGGGCGCGTCGCCATCGAGTGCGATGGCGATCGCTATCATCCGATCGAGCAGATCCCCAAAGACCTCCAGCGGCAAGCCATCTTGGAACGATTGGGCTGGCGCTTCATCCGCATCCGAGGGTCGGAGTTCTACCGCGATCGCGAAACCACCCTGCAGCGCGTCGTGCAGGAGTTGGAACGATTGGGCATCCACCCGCGAAGGCGATTCTCCGATTGGGAAGACGAGGATCGCCGAGACAAAAACGCGCCATCGCATTCGCTCGCTGACGAGATCATTCGAATGGCCGAGCGCATCAAAGCAGGCGAGTCCGTAAAAGCGGCGGATCTCCCGACGCTTTCGGATGTGTCCCCACCCGATCGCTCTCGCGCGCCCTTCCGCTCTTCAGCGTCCATCGCTTCCGATCCGAGCGCCCGAACTTCTCCAGCGGTTTCCCCGTCACCTCCCGCGGCCTCCGTGCACCTCCCTGCCAAAACGGAACCCTCCCCACAAGCCCGCCTCACCGAGGACGAGCGCCAAGAGTTACGCGCCCGGTTAATTGAAGAGCGAGATCGCCTCCGCGAGGAGCTTCAGGACGTGAATCTCCGAATCCAAAAATCCGAGTTCTCTTTCGCGCGCGAGGCAGCAATTCAACGAAGCATTTCTCTCAAAGCAAAGCTCGCTTCGATTGAGGACGCCCTTCGTCGGTTCGACGCCGATGAGTATGGCATCTGCATGCGCTGTCACAACCCCATCCCGATCGAACGGCTGCGCGCGCTGCCTTCGGCGCGGCTCTGCGTCCGTTGTCAGGCCCGGGAGGACGTGCCACAGGTGTCACCGTGTTTGCTGCAGGTCATAGACTTGAGATTGCTCTGAATCGCCAGCTCAAGAAGAAAGAGCAAAAATTGGGGAGGCAAAGACGCTGGTGATCGGATCGAAGCTCGCGGCCACATGCCGGATCGCTCTGCGCCGATCTTTCCGATCGGCGTCTCGCCTCCACTCGGCGGCGCGCATTCCCAGTTTTGGATTCCGCAGCCGGTTCTCCCCATTGCCGATCCGGCGGCGATTGTGGGATGACCACTGCCGATGCGACATTCGAGGCGAGGCTCGTCCTCGCGCGATCTTTGATCGGAGGAGGCCCTATGAGGAAGCACATCGCATGTCTCATCTCAATCCTCGCATTCATCAGCATCTACGGCCAGCAATCCTCGCCTCCTGTCATCGAGGCGACGATGGCGAAGGAGTACATCGGGAAAGAGGCCACTGTCTGCGGCACCGTCGTCAGCGCGCGATATGCCGCCGTCAGTCGCGGCAGTCCAACCTTCTTGAACTTCGAGCGGCCCTATCCCGATCAGGTGTTCACCGTCGTGATCTGGGGCAGCGATCGAGCGAAGTTTGGAAAGCCCGAGGTGGAATACAAGGGCAAGCGCGTGTGCGTCACGGGAAAGATCGAAAGCTATCGGGGAGTCCCACAGATCGTGCTCAAGGACCCGCAGCAAATCCGCGTCCAGGAACCGTGATCGCTCATCATCCGCGATCGAAGTCGTAGGCCTGCAGAAGAAGCCGACTGCGCAACGGGAGTGTGACCATAGCCGCTTCCAGGAGCGGTGAATCGGATATTGCATTGGACGGCGAGAAGAGAGATAATGTGCCGAGCCGGAGTCGGCTCTGCGGGAGCACGTAATGTCGGGGAGCCGTCCGGCAGGATGCGAGGGGAGGGATCGTGGGGATCGGGTTTCCCGACATGGCGTCTCAGGCCAAAAGGCGCATTTCTCCGACCTGCGCGTCAGGTGGGAGGCATGATCGTTTTTGGGAGGTGAGCGATGTCGGCCAAAGAGAGATCAGCCGCGGTCATCGCCGGTTTCGTGAGTTTGGCCCTCGTCGGGACTGCGCTTGATCGTTTCCCGCGCGCGCTGTCGCTCGCGATCGGGGCTTCGCCGGCCTTCGTCGAAGCCGCGCCTCGTTCCGATCGTTCGAGCCTGTGGCATCAAGCGCCGCAGGAATCGGCGAAGGCAGCGCCGTCGGTGGAAGAGCTTGTCCCCGGCGCGCCCGTGGAACGCGAGTTGAGCGGAGGCGAAGCGCACGTCTATCGGTTGACGCTCGCTGCCGGACAATACGCG
This genomic window from Blastocatellia bacterium contains:
- a CDS encoding TraR/DksA C4-type zinc finger protein, with the protein product ELETRRFLCGNSAQFQGDERDVVLISLVDSPRPEGPLPLRNDERFKQRFNVAASRARDQLWIVYSLDPAVDLKEGDLRRELIEFARQAFTNPEGLLRRADVEAARTESPFEREVLKWLTQRGYRVRAQWVVGCYRIDLVVEDESGRVAIECDGDRYHPIEQIPKDLQRQAILERLGWRFIRIRGSEFYRDRETTLQRVVQELERLGIHPRRRFSDWEDEDRRDKNAPSHSLADEIIRMAERIKAGESVKAADLPTLSDVSPPDRSRAPFRSSASIASDPSARTSPAVSPSPPAASVHLPAKTEPSPQARLTEDERQELRARLIEERDRLREELQDVNLRIQKSEFSFAREAAIQRSISLKAKLASIEDALRRFDADEYGICMRCHNPIPIERLRALPSARLCVRCQAREDVPQVSPCLLQVIDLRLL
- a CDS encoding DNA-binding protein; translation: MRKHIACLISILAFISIYGQQSSPPVIEATMAKEYIGKEATVCGTVVSARYAAVSRGSPTFLNFERPYPDQVFTVVIWGSDRAKFGKPEVEYKGKRVCVTGKIESYRGVPQIVLKDPQQIRVQEP